In the genome of Poecilia reticulata strain Guanapo linkage group LG16, Guppy_female_1.0+MT, whole genome shotgun sequence, one region contains:
- the LOC103478387 gene encoding metastasis suppressor protein 1-like isoform X8 produces the protein MEAVIEKECSALGGLFQTVIADMKSSCPIWEDFITKAGKLQSQLRATAVAVTVFLDAFQKVADLATNSRGGTRDIGSALTRMCMRHRSIEAKLRQFSVCFLEGLINPLQEQMEEWKRGVNTLDKDHAKEYKRARQEIKKKSSDTLKLQKKAKKADNHGRGDFQPQLNSAMQDVNDKYILLEETEKQALRKALIEERQRFCCFVSLLQPVVDEEISMLAEVTHLQTISEDLKALTSDPHKLPPASEQVISDLKGSDYGWSYQTPPSSPSTTMSRKSSMCSSLNSVNSSDSRGSSGSHSHSPSSSSSSSSSHHLFHHHHPCHRYRSSTLPLQAPVRLSSISSHDSGFISSSQDQNASSKSSSPMPAETKLSNGFDHYSPASPSYLHSNGGSLSSAPGTSFPFFPPSSPSTSCPTRSWSRPASALLPDYPNYGTLGSPMVPSSKVPSWKDWAKPGPYDQPMVNTLRRRKDKEALGGMENNGSTNGGNSPPSDQTSISAPYPSQTQTPSQQEEKNRIMKADDLEAQNELALVLSRGLELDTQRSNRDSIQCSSGYSTQTNTPCCSEDTIPSQSISDYDYFSMAGDQEPEQQQPQQPSDFDKSSTIPRNSDIGQSYRRMFQTKRPASTAGMPITQTPYPGQGTYHGAAYPSTPVHTGAYPSAPAGQYTATSTGHGPVIITPGVATIRRTPSSKPCARRSGSVGGGPIPIRTPVVPVKIPTVPDMSGTVNGSRSPEEMGGGEESSYSSTFVKPGEAGTLPLTSWSGQASTNPPTIPLPNQLVQPYQAGGEEVDEQDEGNMLVAIRKGVKLKRTLTNDRSAPRIA, from the exons GTGGCACCAGAGACATCGGGTCGGCGTTGACCAGGATGTGCATGAGGCATCGCAGCATAGAGGCAAAACTCAGACAGTTCTCCGT GTGCTTTCTGGAGGGTCTGATTAACCCTCTGCAGGAACAAATGGAGGAGTGGAAAAGGGGTGTCAACACTTTAGACAAAGACCATGCAAAAG AGTATAAACGAGCGCGACAGGAAATCAAGAAGAAGTCCTCGGACACGTTAAAACTtcagaaaaaagcaaagaaag CAGACAATCATG GCCGTGGCGATTTCCAGCCCCAGCTGAACAGTGCCATGCAGGATGTGAATGATAAATACATCCTTCTGGAAGAAACAGAGAAGCAAGCTTTGAGGAAGGCTCTCATTGAGGAGAGACAaagattttgctgttttgtatcCTTGCTGCAGCCTGTAGTG GATGAGGAGATCTCCATGTTGGCAGAGGTTACCCATCTCCAGACCATCTCTGAGGACCTCAAggccctgacctctgacccgcACAAGCTTCCTCCTGCTAGTGAACAG gtGATCTCAGACCTGAAGGGCTCAGACTATGGCTGGTCATATCAAACGCCACCTTCTTCCCCGAGTACTACTATGTCCAGGAAGTCTAGCATGTGCAG TAGTCTGAACAGCGTTAACAGTAGTGACTCCAGGGGTTCCAGTGGCTCTCACTCTcactctccttcctcctcttcttcctcctcctcctcgcatCACCTCTTTCACCATCATCACCCCTGCCATCGATACCGCAGCTCCACGTTACCCCTGCAAGCCCCGGTTCGGCTCTCTAGCATCTCTTCCCACGACTCTGGCTTCATTTCTTCATCGCAGGACCAAAATGCATCGTCCAAATCCTCTTCACCGATGCCAGCTGAAACAAAG TTGTCCAATGGCTTTGACCACTACAGCCCAGCCAGTCCCTCCTACCTGCATAGCAATGGGGGGAGCTTGAGCTCAGCTCCAGGCACTTCCTTCCCATTCTTCCCACCATCCTCTCCCTCCACCTCATGCCCCACTCGCTCCTGGTCACGCCCCGCCTCAGCCTTGCTGCCGGACTATCCCAACTACGGCACGTTGGGGTCCCCGATGGTACCTTCATCAAAAGTCCCCAGCTGGAAG GACTGGGCAAAGCCAGGACCTTATGACCAGCCCATGGTCAACACACTCAGGAGGAGGAAAGACAAGGAAGCTTTGGGTGGGATGGAGAATAATGGGAGCACAAATGGTGGCAACAGCCCCCCTTCAGATCAAACATCAATCTCAGCACCCTATCCTTCTCAGACACAAACACCAAGCCAGCAGGAAGAGAAGAACCGGATCATGAAG GCTGATGATCTCGAGGCCCAAAATGAACTGGCCCTGGTCTTATCCAGGGGTCTGGAGCTGGACACCCAGAGGTCAAACAGAGACTCCATCCAGTGCTCCAGCGGCTACAGCACTCAGACCAACACACCCTGCTGCTCTGAAGACACCATACCATCACAAAGTA TTTCAGATTACGACTACTTTTCCATGGCTGGAGACCAGGAGCCTGAGCAGCAGCAACCGCAGCAGCCATCTGACTTCGACAAGTCCTCCACGATCCCCAGAAACAGTGACATTGGCCAGTCCTACAGACGCATGTTCCAGACCAAACGGCCCGCCTCCACAGCCGGCATGCCCATCACACAGACCCCATATCCTGGACAGGGGACGTACCACGGGGCAGCCTATCCCTCCACACCGGTCCACACAGGAGCCTATCCATCTGCTCCTGCTGGCCAATACACTGCTACTTCTACGG GTCATGGTCCAGTTATCATCACCCCTGGAGTTGCCACAATCCGCCGCACCCCCTCCTCTAAACCCTGCGCCCGTCGCTCCGGCTCTGTGGGCGGAGGCCCCATTCCCATTCGTACTCCTGTCGTGCCTGTGAAAATCCCTACAGTGCCTGATATGTCAGGAACAGTTAACGGGAGCAGGAGTCCAGAGGAgatgggaggaggagaggaaagctCATATTCCTCGACATTTGTAAAACCAGGCGAAGCTGGCACGCTTCCTTTGACGTCCTGGAGCGGTCAGGCCTCCACCAACCCTCCGACCATTCCCCTGCCCAACCAGCTGGTCCAGCCGTACCAGGCAGGTGGAGAGGAGGTGGACGAACAAGATGAAGGAAACATGCTTGTGGCTATCCGCAAGGGGGTCAAGCTCAAAAGAACCCTCACCAATGACCGTTCAGCTCCACGGATCGCCTGA
- the LOC103478387 gene encoding metastasis suppressor protein 1-like isoform X10, whose protein sequence is MEAVIEKECSALGGLFQTVIADMKSSCPIWEDFITKAGKLQSQLRATAVAVTVFLDAFQKVADLATNSRGGTRDIGSALTRMCMRHRSIEAKLRQFSVCFLEGLINPLQEQMEEWKRGVNTLDKDHAKEYKRARQEIKKKSSDTLKLQKKAKKGRGDFQPQLNSAMQDVNDKYILLEETEKQALRKALIEERQRFCCFVSLLQPVVDEEISMLAEVTHLQTISEDLKALTSDPHKLPPASEQVISDLKGSDYGWSYQTPPSSPSTTMSRKSSMCSSTLPLQAPVRLSSISSHDSGFISSSQDQNASSKSSSPMPAETKPCPSSSSSETSETGQLHGDCSTACSLTATALQHATDKLSNGFDHYSPASPSYLHSNGGSLSSAPGTSFPFFPPSSPSTSCPTRSWSRPASALLPDYPNYGTLGSPMVPSSKVPSWKDWAKPGPYDQPMVNTLRRRKDKEALGGMENNGSTNGGNSPPSDQTSISAPYPSQTQTPSQQEEKNRIMKADDLEAQNELALVLSRGLELDTQRSNRDSIQCSSGYSTQTNTPCCSEDTIPSQSISDYDYFSMAGDQEPEQQQPQQPSDFDKSSTIPRNSDIGQSYRRMFQTKRPASTAGMPITQTPYPGQGTYHGAAYPSTPVHTGAYPSAPAGQYTATSTGHGPVIITPGVATIRRTPSSKPCARRSGSVGGGPIPIRTPVVPVKIPTVPDMSGTVNGSRSPEEMGGGEESSYSSTFVKPGEAGTLPLTSWSGQASTNPPTIPLPNQLVQPYQAGGEEVDEQDEGNMLVAIRKGVKLKRTLTNDRSAPRIA, encoded by the exons GTGGCACCAGAGACATCGGGTCGGCGTTGACCAGGATGTGCATGAGGCATCGCAGCATAGAGGCAAAACTCAGACAGTTCTCCGT GTGCTTTCTGGAGGGTCTGATTAACCCTCTGCAGGAACAAATGGAGGAGTGGAAAAGGGGTGTCAACACTTTAGACAAAGACCATGCAAAAG AGTATAAACGAGCGCGACAGGAAATCAAGAAGAAGTCCTCGGACACGTTAAAACTtcagaaaaaagcaaagaaag GCCGTGGCGATTTCCAGCCCCAGCTGAACAGTGCCATGCAGGATGTGAATGATAAATACATCCTTCTGGAAGAAACAGAGAAGCAAGCTTTGAGGAAGGCTCTCATTGAGGAGAGACAaagattttgctgttttgtatcCTTGCTGCAGCCTGTAGTG GATGAGGAGATCTCCATGTTGGCAGAGGTTACCCATCTCCAGACCATCTCTGAGGACCTCAAggccctgacctctgacccgcACAAGCTTCCTCCTGCTAGTGAACAG gtGATCTCAGACCTGAAGGGCTCAGACTATGGCTGGTCATATCAAACGCCACCTTCTTCCCCGAGTACTACTATGTCCAGGAAGTCTAGCATGTGCAG CTCCACGTTACCCCTGCAAGCCCCGGTTCGGCTCTCTAGCATCTCTTCCCACGACTCTGGCTTCATTTCTTCATCGCAGGACCAAAATGCATCGTCCAAATCCTCTTCACCGATGCCAGCTGAAACAAAG CCTTGTCCCAGTTCCAGCTCCTCTGAGACGTCAGAGACTGGGCAGCTTCACGGTGACTGCAGCACTGCCTGCTCTCTCACCGCTACTGCACTTCAGCATGCTACTGACAAG TTGTCCAATGGCTTTGACCACTACAGCCCAGCCAGTCCCTCCTACCTGCATAGCAATGGGGGGAGCTTGAGCTCAGCTCCAGGCACTTCCTTCCCATTCTTCCCACCATCCTCTCCCTCCACCTCATGCCCCACTCGCTCCTGGTCACGCCCCGCCTCAGCCTTGCTGCCGGACTATCCCAACTACGGCACGTTGGGGTCCCCGATGGTACCTTCATCAAAAGTCCCCAGCTGGAAG GACTGGGCAAAGCCAGGACCTTATGACCAGCCCATGGTCAACACACTCAGGAGGAGGAAAGACAAGGAAGCTTTGGGTGGGATGGAGAATAATGGGAGCACAAATGGTGGCAACAGCCCCCCTTCAGATCAAACATCAATCTCAGCACCCTATCCTTCTCAGACACAAACACCAAGCCAGCAGGAAGAGAAGAACCGGATCATGAAG GCTGATGATCTCGAGGCCCAAAATGAACTGGCCCTGGTCTTATCCAGGGGTCTGGAGCTGGACACCCAGAGGTCAAACAGAGACTCCATCCAGTGCTCCAGCGGCTACAGCACTCAGACCAACACACCCTGCTGCTCTGAAGACACCATACCATCACAAAGTA TTTCAGATTACGACTACTTTTCCATGGCTGGAGACCAGGAGCCTGAGCAGCAGCAACCGCAGCAGCCATCTGACTTCGACAAGTCCTCCACGATCCCCAGAAACAGTGACATTGGCCAGTCCTACAGACGCATGTTCCAGACCAAACGGCCCGCCTCCACAGCCGGCATGCCCATCACACAGACCCCATATCCTGGACAGGGGACGTACCACGGGGCAGCCTATCCCTCCACACCGGTCCACACAGGAGCCTATCCATCTGCTCCTGCTGGCCAATACACTGCTACTTCTACGG GTCATGGTCCAGTTATCATCACCCCTGGAGTTGCCACAATCCGCCGCACCCCCTCCTCTAAACCCTGCGCCCGTCGCTCCGGCTCTGTGGGCGGAGGCCCCATTCCCATTCGTACTCCTGTCGTGCCTGTGAAAATCCCTACAGTGCCTGATATGTCAGGAACAGTTAACGGGAGCAGGAGTCCAGAGGAgatgggaggaggagaggaaagctCATATTCCTCGACATTTGTAAAACCAGGCGAAGCTGGCACGCTTCCTTTGACGTCCTGGAGCGGTCAGGCCTCCACCAACCCTCCGACCATTCCCCTGCCCAACCAGCTGGTCCAGCCGTACCAGGCAGGTGGAGAGGAGGTGGACGAACAAGATGAAGGAAACATGCTTGTGGCTATCCGCAAGGGGGTCAAGCTCAAAAGAACCCTCACCAATGACCGTTCAGCTCCACGGATCGCCTGA
- the LOC103478387 gene encoding metastasis suppressor protein 1-like isoform X7 — protein MMSSCPIWEDFITKAGKLQSQLRATAVAVTVFLDAFQKVADLATNSRGGTRDIGSALTRMCMRHRSIEAKLRQFSVCFLEGLINPLQEQMEEWKRGVNTLDKDHAKEYKRARQEIKKKSSDTLKLQKKAKKADNHGRGDFQPQLNSAMQDVNDKYILLEETEKQALRKALIEERQRFCCFVSLLQPVVDEEISMLAEVTHLQTISEDLKALTSDPHKLPPASEQVISDLKGSDYGWSYQTPPSSPSTTMSRKSSMCSSLNSVNSSDSRGSSGSHSHSPSSSSSSSSSHHLFHHHHPCHRYRSSTLPLQAPVRLSSISSHDSGFISSSQDQNASSKSSSPMPAETKPCPSSSSSETSETGQLHGDCSTACSLTATALQHATDKLSNGFDHYSPASPSYLHSNGGSLSSAPGTSFPFFPPSSPSTSCPTRSWSRPASALLPDYPNYGTLGSPMVPSSKVPSWKDWAKPGPYDQPMVNTLRRRKDKEALGGMENNGSTNGGNSPPSDQTSISAPYPSQTQTPSQQEEKNRIMKADDLEAQNELALVLSRGLELDTQRSNRDSIQCSSGYSTQTNTPCCSEDTIPSQSISDYDYFSMAGDQEPEQQQPQQPSDFDKSSTIPRNSDIGQSYRRMFQTKRPASTAGMPITQTPYPGQGTYHGAAYPSTPVHTGAYPSAPAGQYTATSTGHGPVIITPGVATIRRTPSSKPCARRSGSVGGGPIPIRTPVVPVKIPTVPDMSGTVNGSRSPEEMGGGEESSYSSTFVKPGEAGTLPLTSWSGQASTNPPTIPLPNQLVQPYQAGGEEVDEQDEGNMLVAIRKGVKLKRTLTNDRSAPRIA, from the exons GTGGCACCAGAGACATCGGGTCGGCGTTGACCAGGATGTGCATGAGGCATCGCAGCATAGAGGCAAAACTCAGACAGTTCTCCGT GTGCTTTCTGGAGGGTCTGATTAACCCTCTGCAGGAACAAATGGAGGAGTGGAAAAGGGGTGTCAACACTTTAGACAAAGACCATGCAAAAG AGTATAAACGAGCGCGACAGGAAATCAAGAAGAAGTCCTCGGACACGTTAAAACTtcagaaaaaagcaaagaaag CAGACAATCATG GCCGTGGCGATTTCCAGCCCCAGCTGAACAGTGCCATGCAGGATGTGAATGATAAATACATCCTTCTGGAAGAAACAGAGAAGCAAGCTTTGAGGAAGGCTCTCATTGAGGAGAGACAaagattttgctgttttgtatcCTTGCTGCAGCCTGTAGTG GATGAGGAGATCTCCATGTTGGCAGAGGTTACCCATCTCCAGACCATCTCTGAGGACCTCAAggccctgacctctgacccgcACAAGCTTCCTCCTGCTAGTGAACAG gtGATCTCAGACCTGAAGGGCTCAGACTATGGCTGGTCATATCAAACGCCACCTTCTTCCCCGAGTACTACTATGTCCAGGAAGTCTAGCATGTGCAG TAGTCTGAACAGCGTTAACAGTAGTGACTCCAGGGGTTCCAGTGGCTCTCACTCTcactctccttcctcctcttcttcctcctcctcctcgcatCACCTCTTTCACCATCATCACCCCTGCCATCGATACCGCAGCTCCACGTTACCCCTGCAAGCCCCGGTTCGGCTCTCTAGCATCTCTTCCCACGACTCTGGCTTCATTTCTTCATCGCAGGACCAAAATGCATCGTCCAAATCCTCTTCACCGATGCCAGCTGAAACAAAG CCTTGTCCCAGTTCCAGCTCCTCTGAGACGTCAGAGACTGGGCAGCTTCACGGTGACTGCAGCACTGCCTGCTCTCTCACCGCTACTGCACTTCAGCATGCTACTGACAAG TTGTCCAATGGCTTTGACCACTACAGCCCAGCCAGTCCCTCCTACCTGCATAGCAATGGGGGGAGCTTGAGCTCAGCTCCAGGCACTTCCTTCCCATTCTTCCCACCATCCTCTCCCTCCACCTCATGCCCCACTCGCTCCTGGTCACGCCCCGCCTCAGCCTTGCTGCCGGACTATCCCAACTACGGCACGTTGGGGTCCCCGATGGTACCTTCATCAAAAGTCCCCAGCTGGAAG GACTGGGCAAAGCCAGGACCTTATGACCAGCCCATGGTCAACACACTCAGGAGGAGGAAAGACAAGGAAGCTTTGGGTGGGATGGAGAATAATGGGAGCACAAATGGTGGCAACAGCCCCCCTTCAGATCAAACATCAATCTCAGCACCCTATCCTTCTCAGACACAAACACCAAGCCAGCAGGAAGAGAAGAACCGGATCATGAAG GCTGATGATCTCGAGGCCCAAAATGAACTGGCCCTGGTCTTATCCAGGGGTCTGGAGCTGGACACCCAGAGGTCAAACAGAGACTCCATCCAGTGCTCCAGCGGCTACAGCACTCAGACCAACACACCCTGCTGCTCTGAAGACACCATACCATCACAAAGTA TTTCAGATTACGACTACTTTTCCATGGCTGGAGACCAGGAGCCTGAGCAGCAGCAACCGCAGCAGCCATCTGACTTCGACAAGTCCTCCACGATCCCCAGAAACAGTGACATTGGCCAGTCCTACAGACGCATGTTCCAGACCAAACGGCCCGCCTCCACAGCCGGCATGCCCATCACACAGACCCCATATCCTGGACAGGGGACGTACCACGGGGCAGCCTATCCCTCCACACCGGTCCACACAGGAGCCTATCCATCTGCTCCTGCTGGCCAATACACTGCTACTTCTACGG GTCATGGTCCAGTTATCATCACCCCTGGAGTTGCCACAATCCGCCGCACCCCCTCCTCTAAACCCTGCGCCCGTCGCTCCGGCTCTGTGGGCGGAGGCCCCATTCCCATTCGTACTCCTGTCGTGCCTGTGAAAATCCCTACAGTGCCTGATATGTCAGGAACAGTTAACGGGAGCAGGAGTCCAGAGGAgatgggaggaggagaggaaagctCATATTCCTCGACATTTGTAAAACCAGGCGAAGCTGGCACGCTTCCTTTGACGTCCTGGAGCGGTCAGGCCTCCACCAACCCTCCGACCATTCCCCTGCCCAACCAGCTGGTCCAGCCGTACCAGGCAGGTGGAGAGGAGGTGGACGAACAAGATGAAGGAAACATGCTTGTGGCTATCCGCAAGGGGGTCAAGCTCAAAAGAACCCTCACCAATGACCGTTCAGCTCCACGGATCGCCTGA
- the LOC103478387 gene encoding metastasis suppressor protein 1-like isoform X9, translating into MEAVIEKECSALGGLFQTVIADMKSSCPIWEDFITKAGKLQSQLRATAVAVTVFLDAFQKVADLATNSRGGTRDIGSALTRMCMRHRSIEAKLRQFSVCFLEGLINPLQEQMEEWKRGVNTLDKDHAKEYKRARQEIKKKSSDTLKLQKKAKKADNHGRGDFQPQLNSAMQDVNDKYILLEETEKQALRKALIEERQRFCCFVSLLQPVVDEEISMLAEVTHLQTISEDLKALTSDPHKLPPASEQVISDLKGSDYGWSYQTPPSSPSTTMSRKSSMCSSTLPLQAPVRLSSISSHDSGFISSSQDQNASSKSSSPMPAETKPCPSSSSSETSETGQLHGDCSTACSLTATALQHATDKLSNGFDHYSPASPSYLHSNGGSLSSAPGTSFPFFPPSSPSTSCPTRSWSRPASALLPDYPNYGTLGSPMVPSSKVPSWKDWAKPGPYDQPMVNTLRRRKDKEALGGMENNGSTNGGNSPPSDQTSISAPYPSQTQTPSQQEEKNRIMKADDLEAQNELALVLSRGLELDTQRSNRDSIQCSSGYSTQTNTPCCSEDTIPSQSISDYDYFSMAGDQEPEQQQPQQPSDFDKSSTIPRNSDIGQSYRRMFQTKRPASTAGMPITQTPYPGQGTYHGAAYPSTPVHTGAYPSAPAGQYTATSTGHGPVIITPGVATIRRTPSSKPCARRSGSVGGGPIPIRTPVVPVKIPTVPDMSGTVNGSRSPEEMGGGEESSYSSTFVKPGEAGTLPLTSWSGQASTNPPTIPLPNQLVQPYQAGGEEVDEQDEGNMLVAIRKGVKLKRTLTNDRSAPRIA; encoded by the exons GTGGCACCAGAGACATCGGGTCGGCGTTGACCAGGATGTGCATGAGGCATCGCAGCATAGAGGCAAAACTCAGACAGTTCTCCGT GTGCTTTCTGGAGGGTCTGATTAACCCTCTGCAGGAACAAATGGAGGAGTGGAAAAGGGGTGTCAACACTTTAGACAAAGACCATGCAAAAG AGTATAAACGAGCGCGACAGGAAATCAAGAAGAAGTCCTCGGACACGTTAAAACTtcagaaaaaagcaaagaaag CAGACAATCATG GCCGTGGCGATTTCCAGCCCCAGCTGAACAGTGCCATGCAGGATGTGAATGATAAATACATCCTTCTGGAAGAAACAGAGAAGCAAGCTTTGAGGAAGGCTCTCATTGAGGAGAGACAaagattttgctgttttgtatcCTTGCTGCAGCCTGTAGTG GATGAGGAGATCTCCATGTTGGCAGAGGTTACCCATCTCCAGACCATCTCTGAGGACCTCAAggccctgacctctgacccgcACAAGCTTCCTCCTGCTAGTGAACAG gtGATCTCAGACCTGAAGGGCTCAGACTATGGCTGGTCATATCAAACGCCACCTTCTTCCCCGAGTACTACTATGTCCAGGAAGTCTAGCATGTGCAG CTCCACGTTACCCCTGCAAGCCCCGGTTCGGCTCTCTAGCATCTCTTCCCACGACTCTGGCTTCATTTCTTCATCGCAGGACCAAAATGCATCGTCCAAATCCTCTTCACCGATGCCAGCTGAAACAAAG CCTTGTCCCAGTTCCAGCTCCTCTGAGACGTCAGAGACTGGGCAGCTTCACGGTGACTGCAGCACTGCCTGCTCTCTCACCGCTACTGCACTTCAGCATGCTACTGACAAG TTGTCCAATGGCTTTGACCACTACAGCCCAGCCAGTCCCTCCTACCTGCATAGCAATGGGGGGAGCTTGAGCTCAGCTCCAGGCACTTCCTTCCCATTCTTCCCACCATCCTCTCCCTCCACCTCATGCCCCACTCGCTCCTGGTCACGCCCCGCCTCAGCCTTGCTGCCGGACTATCCCAACTACGGCACGTTGGGGTCCCCGATGGTACCTTCATCAAAAGTCCCCAGCTGGAAG GACTGGGCAAAGCCAGGACCTTATGACCAGCCCATGGTCAACACACTCAGGAGGAGGAAAGACAAGGAAGCTTTGGGTGGGATGGAGAATAATGGGAGCACAAATGGTGGCAACAGCCCCCCTTCAGATCAAACATCAATCTCAGCACCCTATCCTTCTCAGACACAAACACCAAGCCAGCAGGAAGAGAAGAACCGGATCATGAAG GCTGATGATCTCGAGGCCCAAAATGAACTGGCCCTGGTCTTATCCAGGGGTCTGGAGCTGGACACCCAGAGGTCAAACAGAGACTCCATCCAGTGCTCCAGCGGCTACAGCACTCAGACCAACACACCCTGCTGCTCTGAAGACACCATACCATCACAAAGTA TTTCAGATTACGACTACTTTTCCATGGCTGGAGACCAGGAGCCTGAGCAGCAGCAACCGCAGCAGCCATCTGACTTCGACAAGTCCTCCACGATCCCCAGAAACAGTGACATTGGCCAGTCCTACAGACGCATGTTCCAGACCAAACGGCCCGCCTCCACAGCCGGCATGCCCATCACACAGACCCCATATCCTGGACAGGGGACGTACCACGGGGCAGCCTATCCCTCCACACCGGTCCACACAGGAGCCTATCCATCTGCTCCTGCTGGCCAATACACTGCTACTTCTACGG GTCATGGTCCAGTTATCATCACCCCTGGAGTTGCCACAATCCGCCGCACCCCCTCCTCTAAACCCTGCGCCCGTCGCTCCGGCTCTGTGGGCGGAGGCCCCATTCCCATTCGTACTCCTGTCGTGCCTGTGAAAATCCCTACAGTGCCTGATATGTCAGGAACAGTTAACGGGAGCAGGAGTCCAGAGGAgatgggaggaggagaggaaagctCATATTCCTCGACATTTGTAAAACCAGGCGAAGCTGGCACGCTTCCTTTGACGTCCTGGAGCGGTCAGGCCTCCACCAACCCTCCGACCATTCCCCTGCCCAACCAGCTGGTCCAGCCGTACCAGGCAGGTGGAGAGGAGGTGGACGAACAAGATGAAGGAAACATGCTTGTGGCTATCCGCAAGGGGGTCAAGCTCAAAAGAACCCTCACCAATGACCGTTCAGCTCCACGGATCGCCTGA